The window GATGTCCCCGGCCCACCGGGCGACGAACCGACCCAGCCGGGAACGACGAACAACTACCACATCCTCTTCGGACAGGCCCCCTCGCCGACGCCCGCCTCGCCCCGACAGGTGGCCGAACAGCAACTGCGCCACCTCCAACGGCGGTTCGCCCGTCCCGGCAACCTCAACGACGCCTACGACACCCTGGAAGAGCACAACATCGTCTTCCTCGACGGCGCCCCGGGAAACGGCAGGACCTCGGCGGCCCGCGTCCTCCTGCGTGAACTGCCGCGCGGCACGGGGATCTACCACGAGATCGCCACCGTTCTGGAGGGAAGATCACCGGAGATCCTCTCCCCCGGCCTCGTCGGGGAGGAGGACCGCATGCTGCTGGACCTGTCGGCGGTGGGCGAAGACCTCTGGAAGCAGTACCACGACAGACTCCTCGGCTTTCACAAGATCCTCGCGGACAAGCGGGCGTACCTGGCCGTCGTGCTCCCGCATCAGTACGCGGACCAGTTGAGTCCGGACTTCACCGGCTACCGCAGGCCGGTCAACCGTCCCGACGAGTTGGATGTGGTGGCCTCCCGTCTGCGCGCGGACGGTGTCACCGTCGGCCGTCCCCGGCCGGCTCCGCCCGCGCTGCGCGAGTATCTGGGCATCCACCCACCCATGCGTGAGCTGGCACGGCTGGCCGATCTCATCCTGGAGGCGCGCAAGGCGCTGCGTCCGGACAGCACCTTCACGGACTGGTGCGACCTGGCGATCACGGCTCAGACCGCCCGGGCCGAGGAGGTCGACTCCTTCGTCCCGGGACTGCGGAAGGGTCCTCAGCGGGCCCTGCTGCTAACCGTGGCCATGCTGCACGGGGCACCCGCCGATATCGTCCATCGGGCCACGGCACTCCTCCAGGAACTCCTCGGCATCCCGCAGGACGACCGCCCGCTCCTCGAACACAAGGGGCTCACCGAGCGCCTGCACAAGGTCGGCGCGACCCGCGACGACACGACCTGTGTGCACTTCGAGAAGCTCCGCTACGACCATGCCGTGCGCCGCCACTTCTGGCTGAACATGCCGGACCTTCGCGACCCGCTGCGCCAGTGGGTGGACCAGGTGCTCGAGCTGCCGCAGCTCCCCGACATCGACCACAGGCGGCTCGTCGTGCGGTTCGCGGAGCTGTGCCTGGCCACGGACCAGGACGAGCTGTTCCGTACCGCCTCGGCCTGGGCGGGGAAACGAGGCAGCAGGGCGACCGTGACGTACCTGCGTGCCGCCGCGGAGTTGCTCCGCTGGGGTGTCGAGAACGAGGAGACCAGCCAGCTCTTCCGCACGACGATCTACTCATGGTCGAAGAACTCGATCACGGCCGGACTGCGCCATGTCCTGATCGCGGTGTGCGCCGGGGTCATGTCGGTCCACTACCCGGAACAGGCCGTCGTCCGACTGCACCACCTGGCCCGCCGAGAACCGCCCCGCGAACCCAGGGCTCGTGGCGTCCTGCTGGAATTCGTCGCACAGGACCTACGGCTCCAGCTCTACCTCCTCTACCGTCTGTTTCTCTTCTCCCCCACCAACCCCAGGCACAAGGAGTTCGACGCCCGCCTGTTCCTCGATCTCGTCGCCGTACCGACCTGGCCCGCGCACTCCTTCCTCCGCAACCCCGTGACCCGGGACTGGCTCGCGGGGTGCTGGACGGCCGTGTTCCGGCACACCGACAGCGTGATCTGGCCGCCGTGTGTCAAGCAGTGGATCAGGGCCGCGAACAGCTCCGACGACCCGGCGCTCGTCCACCACGCCCTGAGCGTGCTGGTCGACGCCGCGGCCGGCAGCTATCGCGCTCTCCGCCAGGTCTACGCCACGGCCCGCGCCTCGCTCTCCGCCGAAGAGGCCCGCCTGCTCCTGTCCAGGATCCATGAGGCTCAGCGCGCAGGCCTGTCACCGCGGTCCAAGTCACAGGAGGGTCCACAGTCATGAGTTCCGGTCAGAAGACCGTCTCCGTCTTTCTCATGCTGATCAGCTCGATGCTCGTGCTGATCCTCGGTCTGTACGTGTCCTGGCCGATCTGGGCCTGGCCCGTCGCCGTCGTTCTCCTGGGAGCGTCCTGGGCAGGGGCCACGACCGCGGCGTCGCGAGTGAACCGGGGGAAGCTGTTCCCCGACACCGTGACGGCACCGCCGGTGCCGGAGGTGGAGCGTCGCGAGCTGTCCGTGAAGGACGTCGCACTGCCGAGTGCGCTGGAGGACTACGACTTCCTCCTGTCCGCGACCATCCGCTGGTGTCCCGAGAAGCCCTACGCGCAGGAGACCGGGATCCACCACGGAGGGTTGGCGGTGGAAGCCATCCTCGCCCGCGCCCGGACCATCACCGCTGCCTGCGATCCCTTCCGCAGCTCCCTCGTTCAACACGAACTGAGCGGAGCGCTGGCCGAGATGTACCCCGACCGCAGCGGGCACATCCGGGCGATGGCCCTGGACGTCGTACTCCGGCTCTCCGAGGAGGACCAGAACCGGCTGGACCGACTCGCCGCCATCCGCAAGGACGAGGAGCTGTGGGAGCACGAACGCAAATGGGAGAAGAGCCGTCGCGCCTATCTGGGCGACGACGTCCTGCGTGACACGGGACGTGCCGTGGTCTGGTGGCTGGCCAAGAACGACGACCAGGTGGAGAAGACCGTCGAGGACATCGGGCTGCTCGCCCGGCTCACCTCGGCCGCCAACAACGAACAGGTCGCCGAGCCCTTCCGGCATCTCGTGCCGGACGCCTTCCCCGAGACGCCTGCGGCAAAGACGCCACGCGGTCCGGCCGACCTGTTCACCGACTTCATGCAGGGGCTGGGCTTCAAGCCCGGCGCCGACGACTGCATGATGGTCGCCGATCAGGTGGCCATGGCCATAAAGGAAAAGGACGCGGAGGCGGCCGAGGAGATCCGCAACCGGTTCGCCCCACCCAACGAGAGCGAAGACCAGGGCCGGGACGGGGATGACGACGGCGGCGGAGACGATCCGGACGCCCCTTCGACGGGCATCGGGCCTGTCACCGAGGAGTAGGCCCGCGCCCGGGAAACACGAACGAGGCCCGGTTCCCGCAGGAACCGGGCCTCGCACAAGCCTGGGATCAGGCCTACAGCCCCACAGCCTTCCGCAGCGCCTCCACCCGGTCCGTCCGCTCCCAGGTGAACTCCGGCAGCTCACGGCCGAAGTGGCCGTAGGCCGCGGTCTGGGCGTAGATCGGGCGCAGCAGGTCCAGGTCGCGGATGATCGCGGCCGGGCGCAGGTCGAAGACCTCGTCGATGGCCTTCTCGATCTTCTCGGTGTCGATCTTGGCCGTACCGAAGGTCTCGACGAACAGACCGACGGGCTCGGCCTTGCCGATCGCGTACGCCACCTGCACCTCGCAGCGCGCGGCAAGGCCCGCGGCGACGATGTTCTTGGCGACCCAGCGCATCGCGTACGCGGCCGAGCGGTCCACCTTGGACGGGTCCTTGCCCGAGAAGGCACCACCGCCGTGGCGGGCCATGCCGCCGTACGTGTCGATGATGATCTTCCGACCGGTCAGGCCCGCGTCACCCATCGGGCCGCCGATCTCGAAGCGGCCGGTGGGGTTGACCAGGAGACGGTAGTTCTCGGTGTCCAGCTTGATGCCGTCGTCGAGGAGAGCCTTGAGCTCCGGCTCGACCACGAACTCCCGGATGTCGGGGGCGAGGAGCGAGTCCAGGTCGATGTCGCTCGCGTGCTGCGAGGAGACCACGACCGTGTCCAGGCGGACCGCCTTGTCGCCGTCGTACTCGATGGTGACCTGCGTCTTGCCGTCCGGGCGCAGGTAGGGGATCGTGCCGTTCTTGCGGACCTCGGACAGGCGCTTGGACAGGCGGTGCGCCAGGAAGATCGGCAGCGGCATCAGCGTCGGCGTCTCGTCCGTCGCGTAGCCGAACATCAGGCCCTGGTCACCGGCACCCTGGCGGTCCAGCTCGTCTTCGTCGCCCTCGACCCGGGACTCGTACGCCGTGTCCACGCCCTGCGCGATGTCCGGCGACTGCGCGCCGATCGAGACGGAGACACCGCAGGAGGCGCCGTCGAAGCCCTTCTTCGAGGAGTCGTAGCCGATCTCGAGGATCTTGTTGCGGACCAGCGTCGCGATGTCCGCGTACGTCTTGGTCGTGACCTCTCCGGCCACATGCACCAGGCCGGTCGTGATCAGGGTCTCGACGGCGACCCGAGAGGTCGGGTCCTCGCGCAGAAGCGCGTCGAGAATGGTGTCGCTGATCTGGTCAGCGATCTTGTCGGGGTGACCCTCGGTCACGGACTCCGAGGTGAACAGGCGACGGGACACAACGCTCCCTGTGGTTGCAGCGGCTGCTGGCTGATCATTGGCGGACGGGACGGGGGCTGCGCCCGGCGTCGTCCGAGGACAGTTTATCTGTCGCGCTCGGCCGCGGGGCCCCTGTCTCGCCTCTCGGGAGCGCTGTGACCTGCGGCACGGGCATTCTGCCCAATGCCACATGCCCTTGGCCAGGGGCGCCACACCCGAATCGGGCAAGGCTCGGCCGAAGCCCGCAGCGCATCAAACAGTCACCCCAGTCGTCGCGCCACCAGGTCCCACACAGTTTCGGCCAGGGCTTCCTTGGGCCCGTGCGGTACGGGGGTCTCGCTGCCGTCGGCGCCCAGGACGACCGCCTCGTTCTCCTCCGAGCCGAAGGTCTTGCGCTCGCCCACCTCGTTCACCACCAGCAGGTCGCACCCCTTGCGTTCCAGCTTCTTGCGGCCGTTGGCCATGACGTCGTCCGTCTCGGCGGCGAAGCCGACGATGACCTGGCCGGGGCGGGCGCGGTCGGTCGAGATCTCCGCGAGGATGTCCGGATTCCGCACCAGGACGATGGGGTCCGGGTCCTGGCCGTCCTTCTTCTTGATCTTTCCGGCGGCGTACGTCTCCGGGCGGAAGTCCGCGACGGCGGCCGCCATCACCACCGCGTCAGCGTCCGCGACGGCCTTGAGGACCGCTTCCCTCAGCTGTACGGCCGTGCCGACCTGCACGACGTCCACGCCCGCCGGGTCGGGCAACCCGGTGTTCGCCGCGAGCAGCGTGACGCGGGCGCCCCGGGCGGCGGCGGTGCGGGCGAGGGCGTAGCCCTGCTTGCCGGAGGAGCGGTTGCCGAGGAAGCGGACCGGGTCGAGGGGCTCGCGGGTGCCGCCGGCGCTCACGACGACGTGCCGGCCCTTGAGGTCCGGCTCGGTGACGCCCCGGGCCAGGACCCGGCGACAGACCTCGAAGATCTCCGCGGGGTCGGGCAGTCGGCCCTTGCCCGTGTCGACGCCGGTGAGCCGGCCGACGGCGGGCTCGATGACGACCGCGCCGCGGCGGCGCAGCGTCGCCACGTTCTCCTGCGTGGCCGGGTGCTCCCACATCTCGGTGTGCATGGCGGGCGCGAAGACGACCGGGCAGCGGGCGGTGAGCAGCGTGTTGGTCAGCAGGTCGTCGGCGAGGCCGTGCGCGGCCTTGGCGAGCATGTCGGCCGTGGCCGGGGCGACGACCACCAGGTCGGCCTGCTGGCCGATGCGGACGTGCGGAACCTCGTGGACGTCGTCCCAGACCTCCGTCGAGACGGGATGGCCGGACAGGGCGGACCAGGTGGCGGCGCCGACGAAGTGCAGCGCGGAGGCGGTGGGCACGACCCGGACGTCATGCCCGGACTCCGTGAGTCTGCGCAGCAGCTCACAGGCCTTGTACGCGGCGATGCCACCACTGACCCCCAGAACGACCTTGGGCTTGTCCACCGCGGGCCTCCCACTCGTTGAACCGACGACTCGAACCGACGACTCCATGACACACCACAGGCCCGACAGTCACGCTGCCGGGCCTGTGGAAAAGCCAGCTCAAAGCTGAAAATACTACTTACTGCGCCGGGCCTTCGACGGCCTCGGACGTCAGCAGACCCGCGTTGATCTCGCGCAGGGAGATCGAGAGCGGCTTCTCGTGGACGTGGGTGTCGACGAGCGGACCGACGTACTCGAGGAGGCCCTCGCCGAGCTGCGAGTAGTACGCGTTGATCTGGCGGGCCCGCTTGGCCGCGTAGATCACGAGGCTGTACTTCGAGTCGGTGGCCTCGAGGAGCTCGTCGATCGGCGGGTTGATGATGCCCTCGGGCGCGGAGATGGAAGAGGACACGCTCTACCTTCCGATGGATGGGAAAGATTCAGTGCGAATGATCAAGCCTGACCGAAACGACCAAGCTTCAACGATCAATCACGATCACACAACGTCCATCAAGGCTAGCAGCTCGCGCGCTACGTCCTCGACGGAGGTGTTGACCAAGGTCACGTCGAACTCCGGCTCGGCCGCCAGCTCGACCTTCGCCGCGTCCAGGCGGCGCTCGATCACCTCGGGCGGCTCGGTGCCACGTCCGGTGAGTCTGCGCACGAGCTCCTCCCAGGAGGGAGGAGCCAGGAACACCAGCTGAGCCTCGGCCATGGACTCGCGGACCTGCCGGGCGCCCTGGAGGTCGATCTCCAGGAGCACCGGCTCACCCGCCTCCAGCCGCTCCAGCACAGCCGCACGCGGCGTGCCGTAGCGGTTGCCGGCGAACTCGGCCCACTCCAGCAGCTCGCCGTTGGCGATCAGCTTGTCCATCTCGTCGTCCGTGACGAAGAAGTAGTGGACTCCGTGCCGCTCGCCGGGACGGGGCTTGCGGGTCGTCGCCGACACCGAGAGCCAGACCTCGGGGTGTTCCTTGCGCATATGGGCGACGACCGTGCTCTTGCCGACCCCGGAGGGGCCGGAGAGCACGGTCAGTCGCGGACGTTCACTCATGCAGCGATTATTCCAGCAATCCCGGAGTGCCCGGGACTCCCAGTCCGGAGTACCCGGACTCAGGAGCCGGTGCTGCCGAACTCACGCTCCAGGGAAGCGATCTGGTTCGAACCGAGGCCACGCACGCGGCGGCTCTCGGAGATGCCGAGTCGCTCCATGATCTGCTTGGCGCGGACCTTGCCCACGCCCGGCAGGGACTCGAGCAGCGCGGAGACCTTCATCTTGCCGATGACGTCGTTCTCCTGGCCCTGCTTGATGACCTCGTGAAGAGAGGCGCCGGAGTGCTTGAGTCGATTCTTGACCTCGGCCCGCTCCCGGCGAGCCGCGGCGGCCTTTTCGAGCGCGGCTGCGCGCTGTTCAGGGGTAAGGGGCGGAAGAGCCACGCCTACGTCACCTCGGATGTTGAACTGTCGGATACGGACCGGTGAGGAACCTAGTCGCCCCACACCTGGGGAGCTACGAGCAACACGCTTGCCCGTTCACTCTCGTCGGAGACTAGCGGCCAAGTCCGCCAGAGTCAGCGAGAACAGCGGAAAAGTCCTGGTCAGCCTCCGTCAGGCCAGACATTTAGGACATAATGCCCCGGATTTGAGGATGTATTCAGACTCAAGTCGCCCCCGAGCCACTCATCGGAGGTCTCGCGCGAGCGACTCGAACGCCTCTGACGACGGTCAGTCGACCGACACAGCCGCCCGGATCTCGTCAGCGAAGCGTGACGCCGCGTCACGCAGCGCGACGACGTCGGGCCCGTGCCGCAGCACACCCCGGCTGACGTTCGGGACGACGTTGCGCACCGCCGCGCCGAAGACCCGGGGAAGATCGGCCGGCGTGGCTCCCTGCGCTCCGATGCCGGGCGCGAGGAGCGGACCGTTGATGTCGAGGTCGTACGTCGACAGGTCGCCGAGCGTGGCTCCGACGACGGCCCCGAAGGACCCCAGGGGCTCCTCCCCCGAGTTTTCGACAGCCAGGTGCCCCAGCATCGTCGCGCCGACGGTACGGCCGTCCGCGCGGATCGCGTGCTGGACCTCGCCGCCTTCCGGGTTCGAGGTCAGCGCGAGCACGAACAGGCCGGTGCCGCTCTCGCGCGCCAGCGCGATCGCCGGCGACAGCGACCCGTAGCCGAGGTACGGCGAGACCGTCAGCGCGTCCGAGAACAGCGGGGAGTCCTTCCGCAGGAAGGACTCGGCGTACGCGGCCATGGTCGAGCCGATGTCGCCGCGCTTGGCGTCCATGACGACCAGCGCACCGGCCGCCCGCGCCTCCTCGACCGACTTCTCCAGCACCGCGACACCGCGGGACCCGAAGCGCTCGAAGAACGCGCTCTGCGGCTTGAGCACGGCGACCCGGTCGGCCATCGCCTCGACGACCGTGCGGCTGAACCGCTCCAGGCCGGCCACGTCGTCGTTCAGGCCCCACTCGGCGAGCAGGGACGCGTGCGGGTCGATTCCGACGCACAGCGGGCCACGCTCGTCCATCGCGCGGCGAAGGCGTGCACCGAAGGGTTCCAGAGCAGTCATGCGGCTTCCTCGGCCTTCCTGACGTCGGCGCCGACCGCGTCGGCGAGGGTGGCGTACGGGCTGGTACGGAGGCGTGCGGCCAGCCCCTTGTGGATGGCGCGGC of the Streptomyces sp. T12 genome contains:
- the pyrF gene encoding orotidine-5'-phosphate decarboxylase, with translation MTALEPFGARLRRAMDERGPLCVGIDPHASLLAEWGLNDDVAGLERFSRTVVEAMADRVAVLKPQSAFFERFGSRGVAVLEKSVEEARAAGALVVMDAKRGDIGSTMAAYAESFLRKDSPLFSDALTVSPYLGYGSLSPAIALARESGTGLFVLALTSNPEGGEVQHAIRADGRTVGATMLGHLAVENSGEEPLGSFGAVVGATLGDLSTYDLDINGPLLAPGIGAQGATPADLPRVFGAAVRNVVPNVSRGVLRHGPDVVALRDAASRFADEIRAAVSVD
- the coaBC gene encoding bifunctional phosphopantothenoylcysteine decarboxylase/phosphopantothenate--cysteine ligase CoaBC, which codes for MDKPKVVLGVSGGIAAYKACELLRRLTESGHDVRVVPTASALHFVGAATWSALSGHPVSTEVWDDVHEVPHVRIGQQADLVVVAPATADMLAKAAHGLADDLLTNTLLTARCPVVFAPAMHTEMWEHPATQENVATLRRRGAVVIEPAVGRLTGVDTGKGRLPDPAEIFEVCRRVLARGVTEPDLKGRHVVVSAGGTREPLDPVRFLGNRSSGKQGYALARTAAARGARVTLLAANTGLPDPAGVDVVQVGTAVQLREAVLKAVADADAVVMAAAVADFRPETYAAGKIKKKDGQDPDPIVLVRNPDILAEISTDRARPGQVIVGFAAETDDVMANGRKKLERKGCDLLVVNEVGERKTFGSEENEAVVLGADGSETPVPHGPKEALAETVWDLVARRLG
- the rpoZ gene encoding DNA-directed RNA polymerase subunit omega yields the protein MSSSISAPEGIINPPIDELLEATDSKYSLVIYAAKRARQINAYYSQLGEGLLEYVGPLVDTHVHEKPLSISLREINAGLLTSEAVEGPAQ
- a CDS encoding integration host factor — protein: MALPPLTPEQRAAALEKAAAARRERAEVKNRLKHSGASLHEVIKQGQENDVIGKMKVSALLESLPGVGKVRAKQIMERLGISESRRVRGLGSNQIASLEREFGSTGS
- the gmk gene encoding guanylate kinase, which encodes MSERPRLTVLSGPSGVGKSTVVAHMRKEHPEVWLSVSATTRKPRPGERHGVHYFFVTDDEMDKLIANGELLEWAEFAGNRYGTPRAAVLERLEAGEPVLLEIDLQGARQVRESMAEAQLVFLAPPSWEELVRRLTGRGTEPPEVIERRLDAAKVELAAEPEFDVTLVNTSVEDVARELLALMDVV
- the metK gene encoding methionine adenosyltransferase, which gives rise to MSRRLFTSESVTEGHPDKIADQISDTILDALLREDPTSRVAVETLITTGLVHVAGEVTTKTYADIATLVRNKILEIGYDSSKKGFDGASCGVSVSIGAQSPDIAQGVDTAYESRVEGDEDELDRQGAGDQGLMFGYATDETPTLMPLPIFLAHRLSKRLSEVRKNGTIPYLRPDGKTQVTIEYDGDKAVRLDTVVVSSQHASDIDLDSLLAPDIREFVVEPELKALLDDGIKLDTENYRLLVNPTGRFEIGGPMGDAGLTGRKIIIDTYGGMARHGGGAFSGKDPSKVDRSAAYAMRWVAKNIVAAGLAARCEVQVAYAIGKAEPVGLFVETFGTAKIDTEKIEKAIDEVFDLRPAAIIRDLDLLRPIYAQTAAYGHFGRELPEFTWERTDRVEALRKAVGL